DNA from bacterium:
GGGCTGATGCCGGCGGGCTGGCTCGCGCAGCTGCTCCCCCTGCGCGAGGGGGCGCTCCTGCTGGCCGCCTTTGCGATGCCCTTCTCGATCGCGATCTCGCAGTTCGCCCTCGCGATCGCGCTGCTCCTGAGGCTCGCCGAGTGGGCGAGCGGCCGGCCACCGGTCCACCTCGGCCGGGGACTCACGCTCCTCACGCTGGCCTTCGTCGGCTGGGCGCTCATCGACATCGGCTTCTCGCAGATCCCGAGCGAGAGCCTGCGCCACGCCAAGCGCTTCCTGCTGCTGCCCGCGCTCTGGCTCTTCGCCGAGGCGGGCAGGCGCGACGCGCTGCGCACGCGCCTGCTCGCCGCGCTCGGCGCCGGATCGGCGGGGGTGGCGGCCTACGGCATCCTCGCCTACCTCCAGGGAGCGCGGGGGCTGGCCGGGCGCGCCCAGCTCACGCAGGGCTACATGACGGCCGGCGGGCTCATGATGCTCGCCTCGCTGCTGCTCTTCGCCTTCCTGCTGCGCCCGGGCGGCGCGCGGCGGCGGCGCTGGCTCTGGCCC
Protein-coding regions in this window:
- a CDS encoding O-antigen ligase family protein, producing MPAGWLAQLLPLREGALLLAAFAMPFSIAISQFALAIALLLRLAEWASGRPPVHLGRGLTLLTLAFVGWALIDIGFSQIPSESLRHAKRFLLLPALWLFAEAGRRDALRTRLLAALGAGSAGVAAYGILAYLQGARGLAGRAQLTQGYMTAGGLMMLASLLLFAFLLRPGGARRRRWLWPAFALTLVALVFTHTRGAWLGFAAGALLALGLVRPRLAPIFLGLLLVAGALAPAGFRERLLSSFDPRHANNVQRLIMWRTGWELLADHPLTGVGDLDLQAIYRARHAGAQVEVKGHLHSNPVM